Within Maridesulfovibrio frigidus DSM 17176, the genomic segment AAGTCCAGCCATTATAGACGTTCATTTACGCCCCCGAAACGAAGCACGGGCAATGAACCCCTTGCCGCCGTTACCAGCAAAGGCAAGGCGCATTTCCACTTTGTCACGCTCAGAATAAAGCGACTGCAAAGAACCACGGGTGAGAGTCCGACCATTCAAGGTATAGGACTGTGCGCCGCTTTCGATTGCTTCGATTGCCTTATTTAGAGAGTCCAGCCGTTTCTGGAGCATTAAAAAACCTCGATTATTATGGTTGTCCTTCAAGTTGGGACAATCATAACAATCGAGGTGGTTATTTTGGAATAGGGTTGTTTACTGGGGAGTAAAATTTACTGAGAAGAATTTGTAAAAACAACTGAAGTTTTATTACTAATTGAGTAAGTTTTTAACTTCAACTCATTATGATAAAAAGCAGAAAACCACCATTTAATATCATTAAAATAACCAGTAAATGGTCTGTAATTTGTTTTTTGAACAATAGATGAAATATCTGAATAAAAAATGAACTCAAGTTTTGAAATATTATTATCATACACAATAACACCTTTCTCAAGAAACCTAATAACATAACGCTTTACAACTTTTTCATTCTTAAATTGTATCTCTATCTGCGATCCTAAATATTTCTTAACTTGATCAGCCTCAGTTACACCTGTAAAATACGACAGAGAAATTAATAAGAGTGAGAACTGAAGCATTATTATATATTTTTTTTTATTACCTATATTCCTTGGTCCAAACATGACAGCAAATGGCACAATTGCTAATGCAAATGTAAAAAACATTATCATATTAAATCTTCCACCAAACAAAACATAAAACATTACAGAGATAAGAAAAATTAAAATCATAAATTTAACAATGAACATTCCAGCCTTACTCTTATAGACCGAACCAGAATCGCCTTTTTTTTCAATTATTTTTGAAAAACATAACTCGGTAAACAAATATGTGAGGAAAGTCGCACCGAGGACAGCAATAATACTTAATGAACTCATTATAATATCAGACACATTCACAGGCCATAACGTAATAGACGTTCCCAACTCATTGTAGAAAGCAACTTCATGAACTAAAGCAAAAATAAAATATATAGTTAAAGAACTAAAAAGAGCTACAACAAACGTTTTCAAAATAGTGTCAGATTCATTTTCCATATTACGACTCCATAAAAATTGAATAAGATTAGTGCAATTAGCTCACACCCACACGCGGGTTTTCCATTTTACTCACTTCCGCACCAACTCCAAAACCCCAGCAGGCTTACCCTTCCCCGCCTTCTTCCTCTGCTCCTGCGTCTCATACATACTAAAAGCCTCGGCCCCTTCTGAAATTGTCTTTTTAATCAAACCCAGCATAAAAGCTTCGCCATAACGGTGATCATCTTCTAGCTTTTCTTGCAAGTACTCAAGCGTACAGGCCGCAGACATCATATCCGAAACATGGTGACATAAATCATCTTTAAGCATGACGCACCTCCCCGCAAAGTCCCTGTTCCGCTTCTATCAGGGCATCATAAGCTAGGAGCATGGCTTGTCTTTCCGGCCTTGGGAGGCTGGACAGGTTTTTAAGCAGGAGTTCTTTTGCGGTGGCAATGCAGGATTCTGGAGAATTCAGGCTGTAATCAGGATTTGCGGATGCAGGAAGCTCTAACGGTTCCGATCCTGCCGGAAGCGGATTGTATGGAGCAATGCCTAAGAGCATACGAGGCCGTTCTCCGTTCACCCGTGGGCGGGTTTCTTTAACGCTTCTAATCATGGCGTAAAGGTCACTAAAAAATCTTGCGCGGTGCACAGAACGGCATTGTGTGCGCTTGCAATAAATCTGGTAGCTTTCGTAAAGCTCAGTTTTTGAAACCCTGCCCCATGAGGCTACTTCGCAAGCTTCTTCAATAAAGGCATGCACTGAGTTGTCACGGATCAGGCAATCCGAGATTGCTTTTATAGTTTTATTTTCTAGCGGCCTGTTCCGCACACGTAGAAGTTCCTGCTCCATTGCATTGAAAGCTTCGATATAGCGAATCTTCCATTGCATGGCTTTCTTTCCGGTGAAGCCCATTACTAGCAGGGTGAAGCCATCGCGAGTTATATTGTAAGCGGGAAGTTTGCGGCCTGTTCTGTCTACATATTCACTAACCTCAAAATTGAGGGCAGTGAAATCTTGAGGAACTTCTAGATTTTCAATAGTTCGTAAAACATTATCGTGCCGCTTACCAAAATGCTCGGCAATTGTAAGAGACGAAACAACGGGCTTGCCATCAGAGATAACAAGCGTAGGGGAACCGACAACTGAACTGTTGTCAGAAGTGTTTGAATTGGCTAAGTTCTTTCCAGCCATAACGCACCTCCTTTGAAGGTCGTTTGTGGTTAGGCTCGGTTCTGGTGTTGGTAGCACCTTTCCGGGCCGTTTTTATTTAGGCTACTTTTCTTTCTTTTGCTTTTCTGCTTCGGCTATTCTTCTTTCCATTTCCTCTATGAATATCTCTTTAAAAGTTATTTCATGCTCCACGGCGTATAGTTTGTAACGCTTGTGGTCTGCCTTATCTAATCGAATAGAGACGGCTACTTTTTCTTTGATCATGTGAAGTTTGTACGTACGAGCGTTTAGAATGTCAAGTGGGGATTATATTTTGGAGGTGTAAAAATATAGCTACAGTTCAACCAATAATGTTTTTAGTTGTAAAATCATCTACGCTAAATTATAGACTAAAGAATTACGAATAAGGATTTAACTGGAGAAATTCAATGAATATGCAGCTTGATACAACCGCGACACTACTTGATATATGCGATTCATTCTGGGACCAAGACTTTGAAGAAAAAGCTACGTTTCTTGATGTAGTTGATACGGCTACTTTTACCACTTTTGAAAAAAACTTAGCGACGTTAGTCAAGGCTCGCATTATAAGCAAAAGTAAAGGATACGATGTTGGTTTAGAATTTGTAGCAAAAATATCATCTCTTGACTCCACTTTTGCGTTCAATGATTTTTGGTGTAATGCACTCTTTGCACTATCAAGATACGAAGAGATGCTTCCATATATAGAAAAATGTAAGACTCTTGCAAAAAGCGATAAACAGAAAAGTTATCATTCTGTGAACAAAGGTTTCTACTATCAATATGTTGAAAAAGAAATCTATATGGCACTTGAATGCTATATTGAAGCAGCTAGGCTTTATCCAAACTATTGGGCACACAGTAATGCATACACGATACTACTAGAAAAATATAATTATGATGAAGCGGAAAAGTTCCTAAATAAATGTAAAGAACTAGCATCGAGTGATTTAGAGAGAAGCAACTACGCTCTCAATAAAGGTCTTTATTGCGACCACGCAAATGATAACAGTGAAAAGGCATTGAAACACTATATACAGGCTGCAGAAAAACATCCTAACTTTTGGGCAAACAACAATGCTTTCTTAAAACTAAGAGATAAAGGTGATTATAATAAAGCTGAAAAATACTTAAATAAATGTAAAAAATTATTTTCTAATGATAGAGAAAAAGGTGAATTCCAATACAACAGTGGTTCTTATTGCGAAAATAAAAATAAAGACACCGAAGCATTAAATTATTATATACAGTCCGCTAAAAAACATTCTAACTTTTGGGCTTCAAGCAAATTATTTAATATATATTTAGATAAAGGGGAATACACAGAAGCATTACTACATCTAAAAAAATCGAGTAAAATAGCTACAACGCGTAAAGAAAAAGAACATTTCCTCACCAATAAGGAGCATTGCATTTGGGAAATGCCACATGAAGAGTGGTTTTCCGCTAACTACTGTAGAGAATTTTCATCAAAAATGAACTTTTCATCAGAGATAGATGCTTTCACTCTTTTTCACCTACTTTACAGCAACAATTCCACATATCTTTTAAGTTATAGACTTATACGTGAGCACCCAGAACTTTTAGCACATAGAGAATGGATTGAATTTAAAAAACGTCTTCTAAAAGGCCGTGGACAGCAACTAATCAAGCTACACGAAATTATTAGATCTAATAAAAAACATTCTATTATTGATATAGCAACCCTTGGAATACTTAACTACTATGGCGGAGACCACTTCGTTGCAGAGAAATACTTTTCTTCGATCACCCCAAATAGTGGATTCTTAAATTTATCAACCTATTACATCATAAAATGTAGACAAGGTCAGAACAAAAAATATGATGATATCATTAGTAGATACTTAAAAAGAGACAATGCAAAATTATTTAGCAGCGATAGTGAAAATTACTACCGAGGAATGATTTTAATTTTAAACAATGATTTGAATAAAGCCCGCAAAACAGTTCCTATAAATATAAGACATATCCCATCTTTACTTCTTTTGGCATACATATATGATCAGCTAAAAATGAATAATCAAAAAAACAAGTGTATAAATTTAATCCTTAGCCACGAAGTTATCAAACTACCTAAAAGTAGAATCGTAGGAAAAAGTTTATCCCAATTCCATAAACTTCCACATAAAACAAGCTTCAAAACATTTGAACATTTACTATATTATATCAAACCATATGAATTGCATGAGCCGCTTAAAATGATTTATATAACCTCTAAAACGATTACAAGAAAAGAAAGCTGGTTTAGATTCAAGCATATATTTCAAAACTACACTTTCTATGAAGAATACCCACTTAACTTTAACTGTGGATTAGATTCTAAATTCGATCAATTGTGGGAAAAAATTGGAAACGAAAAAACAAATATTGCTCAAAATATTTCAAAACTCACTGCATTAAACTGGCCTATTTACAGTTTATCCAAGATGTCTTCAGATGATTTAGAACAAAGAATAGGCCTTTATATACAACATAATAAATACCCCTATGACGAGATAGAACTTGCGATCTCATCATTTTATATGATGAAGACACTATCATTTGAAGCAACATTACGATTATATAGTTACCTTAAACTTAAAACAAACAGATTTATACTTACACCTCAACAAATAACGACTCTTTTAGCTGGATATTTAACACTAATGTATGGTGATACTTTTACACGCCCAATACAGGCCTTTTTAACAGTATCTCCTCTTATTGCTGACTATATAACATCTAAAAAAAATAACGAAATGACTTATGAAGAGTACCATAACTTAATATGTTCTAATAGCTCAATTTACAACTAACCCTGCTCCGGCGGGGTTTTCTATTCCCCCTGAATACTCTTAACCCCCTGCCCCATCTGAGCCAGCAAACAACCATGCTCCTTACACTTATGATACCGAATCTTAATCCCAGCATCCCACTTAGGCGATGAAGTAACCGGAATCCGCACAGCCCCGCACCACGGACACACCGCGCCATCCTTCGGGCTGAATATCACGCCCTCTTTCGCTTTAGCCATTGCCGCCGCAATTAACTTGGCTGACATACTATCTACCACCGTTAGTGTAAGGGTTTACTTTCTTTTTCGGAGCTTGCTTCCTAGGCTTCATGCCCGCTTGCTTGTAGGATTTAACGCCCAGCAGGTCCGCAGCAGCAAGGTTGTATCCGGCAATATCCCATGCATGGTTGGGCCTTCCTTTCGGACATTCCCAATACCCTTTTTCATTCACGTATTCAGCGGTCATTTCCCGCGCCCACGCATCCGAAACTTCACTGTGCAGGTGATACGCTCCCGGATCAGCGGGATTAATGGCAAGGCGGTTGGATAAAGCGTTCTTGTAATGCGTCACATTCACCCGCAAAAGCTTAAGGCCGCCGGGTATAGGCTTGTTTGAACCGGGGAAAATATCAATCTGGCTGTATGAAAACGGGCGCGCCATTGTCTGCTCACCTTTTAGCGGCAGAATGCGGCCCCGATTAAGTCGGCAAAAATCGTAAACTTCATCTGTCCGATGCCCCATTGCATCTATTAGAGCCAGCCGCACAAGATATGAATTGCCTTCTGCGTCCTTGTATTCCCGATCCCATAGAACTTCCGCCAAAGCTTCAAAGCTATCCACTTCACCATCAGCAACCAGCCATGATTCATGCGTCATGCCGTAACCCCACGCGCGGATTTCATAGGGGAAATAACCGCCCCTGCCGGACTGCGTATCAATAGCGGCAGTGAGACAGGCCACCACGTCACCACCGGGAACAAGCAACCGCGGACGATCATCTTTAAGCGCAAGAATCTTATCTTCACTACGCTCCTGCTGATAATTAACCCACGGTTCCGCCTTGTGAGAGTTCATGAAGTCTTTCAACTTTTCGCGCCATTCAGGGTTAAGGCCGGACTTCTGACCCCGCAAAAATGCGGCGGCAACTTCAGACAACGAAACGAATCTTGATAGCCAGCTAGGAATATGGAAGCCGATCTTCTTAGGCCGTTTAGATTTAAGGTAAGCTTCAAGTGGAGTGCCGGACACACGATCAAACCATGCGCCATAACTCACGGCCTTATCCCGTGTTCCATCATCCCACTTGCAACCCATGTTCGGGCATTCGTACCACGCCAGCTTTTCAGCCTCGACCCGTTCGGCATGCTGGGAAGGATCAGCCGTTTCTCTTTCAGGCCATTTAATCTGGTCAAAATCCATTTCATGCACATAGCCGCAAATCGGACAACGCACCTTAAAACCGAATACGGCTTGCGCTTCGATATTCAGAGCCGTCCAGATAGGGCCGCTTTCATTTGTCGGTGTGGAAATTTTCAAAAATTTGCGATTGCGATAAGTACGCCCGCGCTTTTCCGCCAGACTGAGCGGATCAGCTTCTTTCTTGTTTGCGGTGGTGGGATATTTATCAATCTCATCAAAGAAAACATACCGGATAGGCTTCGATGCCAGACGGGATGCAGAATGCGCCCAGCCCATATAGATCGGCATATGCCGTAAGTTTATGCGGAGCGATGCTTCATCATCCGTTGAGCCAGTCAAATACTTAGAAAGTTTCGGTGAAGTTTTGAGCATTGGCAGAACTCTATCCCTGCTCGAATCCTTCGCCGCTGTCATATCGGGATAGATGATCATTGCCGGACTCGGTTCACGATCCACGGCATAGCCCAGCGCATTAAGCAGCACTTCGGTTTTACCAACCTGCGGAGCGGCACAAACAACAACGGTCTGAACTCCGCTATGGAAAAGACTATCCATTATGTCGGTAAGGTACGGCGTTACATCATTACGCCACATGCCCGGCAAGGAACTGGATTCAGGAACCAGAATTCGCGACTGCTCCGCCCACTTGCTGACCTTGATCTTTTTACGCTTCCGCAAAATCTGCTTTTCACCCCTGCTAAATGAAAAGGTGAACCGCTTCCCTATCATTTCTGGAGGTAATGAAAAGCGACCTACCGGAACGGGTATGAGCTTTCCGACCATTTTTTTAACTATCGAACTGGCTTCCACTTACAAACTCCATTGTGATTTGATCAGTACGCGCAAACTCGCTCAGTAATTCGTCCAGCTCGTCATTCATAAGCTGGATGAATGTTTCCTCATGTTCCGGTTTACCTTCAACAGCATGGATAAATTCACGCCCTTTCATCAAAAACAATTGGCGAAGGCCCGTATCCAGCACCGAAGTCTTACCAGCCATGAGCATTTCCACGCTTTCACGGTCAATGAGCTTGCCTTGTGTCTGTTCAAGTTTCAGCCTTCTAAGCTCCGCTTCGTATTCCTTGTCCTTGGCTTTTGCTTCCTGAAAACGCTTTGCTGAATCTCCGGTTAAGCCTTCCTCGTCCGGCTGTTCGGCTTCAACCTTTTTACCGATGGGAACCCAGCCGATTTGCTGGGCAAGTTCTGAAATATCATCTTCGTAATATTTGCCGCCGATGGGCTTCACCTGTTTATTCTTACCGACGTAATTGAAGAAGGTTCGCCGCGAAATTTGCCAGTTCTCTTGCCCGAACTGAACCCACGCCTGATTTATCGAATTGTAAAATTTTTCAGCCATTTAAGTAGCACCTGAATTGTGAAAGTGACACGTTTGATACAGTTTGTGCAGTGTGCATATTTTTTAAAACATTCCGTGTGCAAAAGACCCGAGGTCGATACTACCCGTGTTTCGGGAACCGCCGGGGAGGACCCAAATTTAACATGGTGCTTGTAATTCTCTTCGGTGGTTCATCACCATGAAAAGGTAAGCGATTTAGGTAGCATAAACAGATCAACGGCGCGGCTTGTTCGAACAGCTCCCACATTTGCCACACGGTTTCACCATTAGCTCTGCCCCACGCTTCATCAATCACCACAACCAACTCATCCGCCTTGTTCCGTTTAACCATGAACATCTGCCGATGCTCCCGAATCATTGCGCCTAGCTTCTTCATTGCCTTGTGTCCGTCTTCGAATGTTTTCCAATGCTTCTCGAATTCTTCTTTCTGCATGGGAATAAGATCATCCTGCCGACACATACGGCTATACCTGCTGAAAAGGGATTCAGGTTCCAGCTCTTTGTATTTGCTTTGAAGCTTTGTCAGTGCATTCATTTCGGTACCATGTCCCAGTCTTGGTCCAACTCAATTAAAACCAAAAGTACCTGATAACTCTTACTTTTTTTAACTTCAGTCCAAGTGGTCCATGTACCAGACCAGAAAACCAAATGCTCAGAATCTCGCGTGTACGGGTACATATACGCACACACGCATGTAAGGAGATTTACCGAATGGACGTGGACCGCTGGTACCACGTGGACAGAGCCAGTATTCATGCGGGTTAACAAAATTACATGCGGGACCAAATGGACCAGACACATGGACCGTCTCACCAAGGGAGCGGATATTTGCATACATGAATCAAAATGTCGGGCAGTCGAGGCGCGGGCACGCCGCCGTGTTGAAAGGGGTACGGGGAAAACAGACATCATGAAGCCGTTAGTTCAAACTTAGTTTTAATACCCGTAATCATCCGACACCGCCGACCATCTACCCGTGGGCGCGTCTCTCTAAGAGTCTTCACCGCTGAATAGAGTTCCCTGAAAAAGTTCTCCTTATGCATGGGCTGATAGCCATTCTTTGCGCTGTATTCGCGATAGGCTTTATAGAGCGAGTCTTTCGACTCCTTAACGCCGTCTGACAGTTCGCAAGTATCCTCAACAAACGCCTGAACAGGGTTATTAAGCCGCCTGTAATCCATCAGTAGATCAATTGTTTCATCTGATGCCGTGAACCGCCCCTGCTCATAGAGCCGATGCAGACCAACCAACGCCCAATGAAATATTTCCGATAGCTCGTTCTCTTTCAATTCTTTGAATAGATTTGGATTGCGATCAGGATCATCTTCTAGATATTGCCGTTTAAATTTGATCGGCAACATGCGCCTGAAAAAGCCATCCGTATTATCAAGCACACGTGGCAGTTTATTAGCCGCAAATGCCAGCTTACAGAACGGCGGGAACTCAAATGAATCTTTATGCTTGAATGCGCCCTGAATCGTGTCACCGGATACAACAGCCTTAAAGGTCGGTGTTTCCATAGCGGCAGAGCCTATTTCAGTCGAAATATTGAGAAGCTTATTATAGAGGCTAGCGCGTCGGAACTGGTCTTCCAAATCCTGAAAAGCAACTGCCGAACAGTTAGCAGGTGCAACCAACTCCCGCGCAATTTTCAAATATGTTGATTTACCGTCCGATCCGTCACCAAGAAGCAGCAAACACTTTTCATAATGCACGTCGCGAGTCAGACAATAGCCCATGAACTCTTGGAGCTGGGCAATAGGTCCGGGAGTCTGAACCGTTTCATCCAGATACTTTAACCAGCGATTACATTTAGCTTTTGAATCCGGATTAAACGAAACACCGAGGCAAATTGTAGAATAGTAATCCGTATCGTGCGGTTTGAGCTCGAGCGTTTTTAAATTGAGCATGCCATTTTGTAGACACACCCATTCACCCTGATCATTTACTTCGCGACCATGCGGAAGATTCGCAAGATTAATCGCAAGTGACGTTGCATCGTTCACCCTGCTTGTTGTGGCCTCGATGCCGAGATAATTGGTAGCCGACTGTTGCAGATTGCCCCTTGAAATTTGTTCCCAGTATTTTCCGTTCCAGCGATAGAGCAAACCTGTAAGATCATCATAAAGCAAAGGCTGATCCTGAAGCAGTTGATCCGCCAGTAGTCGAGGTTTGAAGGTACGTTCCCTAAAAAACGCCCATTCGCTACCGCTTTCACCAACTTTAGGAATCTCAACCTTGCGGGCCGAAGCAAACAGAGCTTGCAAAGCTTTTGCATTCTGTTTGAACTTCACAAAGTAATCAGTCAGATCAAGGCCATCTTTCGCGGGCAATGAACCATCTTTATTACGCCCCATAAAATCAGGCCATTCAATAACCCGAACAGAGCGCGCAACCTGTACCAGAGAACGAGCCGCATTATCTGCATGCTCTTGTCCCGGCTGATCCGCATCATAAGCAATAATTACATCGCGCCCATTAAACGGTTCTAAATGCTCATTTGACCATCTAACGGTCTTTGATGTTTGGGTTATGGCATTAAAACCATTCGACAGAGCGCAAATAGTATCCGGTTCCCCTTCGCAAAGCAGAACAGGGCCGGACTTACCAAGTAGAGCTGGAGCAGGAAACAAACGAGCATTCCCATATCCCCTACCCCATGACATAATCTTCTTTTGCAGATTAGTGCCGGGCTTGCGATACAAGCGGATATTATGAAGCCTGCCGTCATTGCCGCGAATAGGGATAGCAATACGCATAGATTGCCCGTTAATTGGGCGAACCATGTTTTCCTTATCCCTGAATACCATCTGCATACGCAGATCAAGCCGCTTGATAATTTCAGGATTCCAGCCGCGCTCTTTCTGCAACAGTTGAAACCAATCATCCGGCAACAGGTGCATATGACCCCAAATATCTTCAGGGATAACCGCACCGCCGCCACGTTTCGATTCCTTGCGCTTTTTCTGCACAGTGGGCTTAACCTTCGGCGCGTCGTTAACACCATGCCCGTACTTATCTTTGAATTCCTTAAAGGCTACTTCATTGGGCAAGCCAGTAACCAAACTATAAAGCTTAATCAGGTCGCCACAATCAGTGCATCCGGCAAGGCATTTGAAATAGTCATCTTCAAAATTATATCCAAAGGACGGATTATCATCATTATGAAGCGGACATTTGCCGTTCAGCCATTTACCTTCTTCCTTGGCAACTTCAAACAATGAACGCGCTATAGTATTGCGTTCACTTTCGGAAAGATTTGTTCCGGCCCAGCCCATAGGTTACCCCTTCACCATAGCTTTGATTCCATCCCGCCAGTACAAAGCAGTTGAAACGAGTTCCATGATTTCCTTGTCGAATTCAGCAAATTCTTCGGGCTTGATTTCGCCGTCTTCCATAATGGCGGAAAACTTGACCACGGCATCACCGAATTCCTTAGTGGTTCGGTTCATGTCGTTTTCTAAGTGGCCTGTACAAACTCTCGCTTCCGGCAACGGGATAACCACCATATTCATCTGATGGGCAATTGCTTCAAGAGGTGCAGGTGATCCGCATGTTTTCATGAGCGGCACAAGGTCCAGAACGCCCATCTTCGCTGTAGAATCTTCGGGGTTCAGTTCCTTGTATAATGTCCAATGGCTTTTGGCAGAGCCGAAAGTTAATTCGCTTATTTGCTCTACTGATAAAGCCCGATGCCGTAGCACCATGTTTTGAATTTCTACTGCTACGCTTTTGCGTGATTTATTCATGGATATATTCCTCTTCCAAAGATAGCCGCTATCTGTAGTAGATAGAACTTCACTCCGGTGCTATTTTGTCTTTGCTATAGTTAATCCGATCTTTGACATTGCCCTTCAGAGTCTCCTTCTGATAATGAATCAAACAACAAATAAATTTATAATTTAATCAGAAGGAGAACCCAAGATGTTCACTATTAAAACCTGTCCAATTACAGAAAAACAAATCAATGTAATTGGGGCCAGATTTATAAGCAGCTGCAACGAAACCAACTGTAAGTTCCACCATGAAGGAGTATGCGTTCTGGTCCACAGTTTCATCGTTGAAAGAAATAATGAACAGCGACTTGATGAAATCGAAAGAAAACTCGGAAGAATCAGCCGCTAACGGTTTTGTCGGAGTCGGGATTAAACTTAGTTGAACGGTACAACCCGACTCTTTCCCCTTCAAATGCACTTCTGACATATTCAATTGCAGCATCAAGTTCTGCGAAACTTAGTCCACTTGCCGAACCAATCATTTTTGCAGCAACTTCTTTGGCACGGACTTCCTCTTCATCACTCAAATGGATAAGCGGTAGCATCTTTCCTCCTTCACTTTTAACAGGACGTACGAGCCCCGTTATCATCATATTTTTTAGGCTCCCTCTCCCGACATTCACACTCACCGCACGACAAAGGTGGGTCATGAGTGTGTTTAATATGGTATAGAGGGCAGTCTTCGTTGCAGATTTGGAATTGATGGGATGGAGGGAACACTAGTGCGCCTCCATTAATGAAGCCTCAGAAGGCAAAGGAAATTTTTCGGGATAAGCGATATGTTGCGCTAATCGAACAACTGTAGAATCTGCTCGATTTGTGGATTTGATACGACGAAAGGATGCAGGATGGATTGATAGCGCATTGGCTACATTATCCCTGCCTAACTTTCTCTCTAACTGGGAGATCAATTCTAGTGTAAATGGTTCGCTTCGTTTCATAGAGTTCAAAATAGAACCATTGGCTCCATTTTGTAAAGAGAAATTTGAACAATGACACTTACACCTTTATATGATGATTAATAATAATGAATAGTGAACTACTTGAAAGAATTATTGTGGATGAATTTGCCCAAATAGCTAAAGATCAAGGTATTCATAAAACCAAGGTCGGACGGAAAGCATTTGGCGACAGCGAATCTGGCAGTAAAAAATGGATATATATCCTTGAAGGTAGAAAGGACCGACGCCCACAATCTCTTACAATTGCTGACATGTCAGATCTTTGTAATGCGTTAGGTGTTCCTATTGAATCAATTATGTTTAATGCTATTCAACGCTGTAAAAATGAAGTGCAAGAGTTGGCTAATACCCAGCAAACGAAGAAATCAGCTTAAAGCTTATATATTCGTCTGGCACGGCTATTCGACTAAAAAACAAGAATCATTATAATGGCCCAGCTACAAACCAGACTAGAAAACTATTAAATTTCTATA encodes:
- a CDS encoding Rha family transcriptional regulator, which codes for MAGKNLANSNTSDNSSVVGSPTLVISDGKPVVSSLTIAEHFGKRHDNVLRTIENLEVPQDFTALNFEVSEYVDRTGRKLPAYNITRDGFTLLVMGFTGKKAMQWKIRYIEAFNAMEQELLRVRNRPLENKTIKAISDCLIRDNSVHAFIEEACEVASWGRVSKTELYESYQIYCKRTQCRSVHRARFFSDLYAMIRSVKETRPRVNGERPRMLLGIAPYNPLPAGSEPLELPASANPDYSLNSPESCIATAKELLLKNLSSLPRPERQAMLLAYDALIEAEQGLCGEVRHA
- a CDS encoding tetratricopeptide repeat protein, whose translation is MNMQLDTTATLLDICDSFWDQDFEEKATFLDVVDTATFTTFEKNLATLVKARIISKSKGYDVGLEFVAKISSLDSTFAFNDFWCNALFALSRYEEMLPYIEKCKTLAKSDKQKSYHSVNKGFYYQYVEKEIYMALECYIEAARLYPNYWAHSNAYTILLEKYNYDEAEKFLNKCKELASSDLERSNYALNKGLYCDHANDNSEKALKHYIQAAEKHPNFWANNNAFLKLRDKGDYNKAEKYLNKCKKLFSNDREKGEFQYNSGSYCENKNKDTEALNYYIQSAKKHSNFWASSKLFNIYLDKGEYTEALLHLKKSSKIATTRKEKEHFLTNKEHCIWEMPHEEWFSANYCREFSSKMNFSSEIDAFTLFHLLYSNNSTYLLSYRLIREHPELLAHREWIEFKKRLLKGRGQQLIKLHEIIRSNKKHSIIDIATLGILNYYGGDHFVAEKYFSSITPNSGFLNLSTYYIIKCRQGQNKKYDDIISRYLKRDNAKLFSSDSENYYRGMILILNNDLNKARKTVPINIRHIPSLLLLAYIYDQLKMNNQKNKCINLILSHEVIKLPKSRIVGKSLSQFHKLPHKTSFKTFEHLLYYIKPYELHEPLKMIYITSKTITRKESWFRFKHIFQNYTFYEEYPLNFNCGLDSKFDQLWEKIGNEKTNIAQNISKLTALNWPIYSLSKMSSDDLEQRIGLYIQHNKYPYDEIELAISSFYMMKTLSFEATLRLYSYLKLKTNRFILTPQQITTLLAGYLTLMYGDTFTRPIQAFLTVSPLIADYITSKKNNEMTYEEYHNLICSNSSIYN
- a CDS encoding terminase gpA endonuclease subunit — protein: MEASSIVKKMVGKLIPVPVGRFSLPPEMIGKRFTFSFSRGEKQILRKRKKIKVSKWAEQSRILVPESSSLPGMWRNDVTPYLTDIMDSLFHSGVQTVVVCAAPQVGKTEVLLNALGYAVDREPSPAMIIYPDMTAAKDSSRDRVLPMLKTSPKLSKYLTGSTDDEASLRINLRHMPIYMGWAHSASRLASKPIRYVFFDEIDKYPTTANKKEADPLSLAEKRGRTYRNRKFLKISTPTNESGPIWTALNIEAQAVFGFKVRCPICGYVHEMDFDQIKWPERETADPSQHAERVEAEKLAWYECPNMGCKWDDGTRDKAVSYGAWFDRVSGTPLEAYLKSKRPKKIGFHIPSWLSRFVSLSEVAAAFLRGQKSGLNPEWREKLKDFMNSHKAEPWVNYQQERSEDKILALKDDRPRLLVPGGDVVACLTAAIDTQSGRGGYFPYEIRAWGYGMTHESWLVADGEVDSFEALAEVLWDREYKDAEGNSYLVRLALIDAMGHRTDEVYDFCRLNRGRILPLKGEQTMARPFSYSQIDIFPGSNKPIPGGLKLLRVNVTHYKNALSNRLAINPADPGAYHLHSEVSDAWAREMTAEYVNEKGYWECPKGRPNHAWDIAGYNLAAADLLGVKSYKQAGMKPRKQAPKKKVNPYTNGGR
- a CDS encoding phage/plasmid primase, P4 family — its product is MGWAGTNLSESERNTIARSLFEVAKEEGKWLNGKCPLHNDDNPSFGYNFEDDYFKCLAGCTDCGDLIKLYSLVTGLPNEVAFKEFKDKYGHGVNDAPKVKPTVQKKRKESKRGGGAVIPEDIWGHMHLLPDDWFQLLQKERGWNPEIIKRLDLRMQMVFRDKENMVRPINGQSMRIAIPIRGNDGRLHNIRLYRKPGTNLQKKIMSWGRGYGNARLFPAPALLGKSGPVLLCEGEPDTICALSNGFNAITQTSKTVRWSNEHLEPFNGRDVIIAYDADQPGQEHADNAARSLVQVARSVRVIEWPDFMGRNKDGSLPAKDGLDLTDYFVKFKQNAKALQALFASARKVEIPKVGESGSEWAFFRERTFKPRLLADQLLQDQPLLYDDLTGLLYRWNGKYWEQISRGNLQQSATNYLGIEATTSRVNDATSLAINLANLPHGREVNDQGEWVCLQNGMLNLKTLELKPHDTDYYSTICLGVSFNPDSKAKCNRWLKYLDETVQTPGPIAQLQEFMGYCLTRDVHYEKCLLLLGDGSDGKSTYLKIARELVAPANCSAVAFQDLEDQFRRASLYNKLLNISTEIGSAAMETPTFKAVVSGDTIQGAFKHKDSFEFPPFCKLAFAANKLPRVLDNTDGFFRRMLPIKFKRQYLEDDPDRNPNLFKELKENELSEIFHWALVGLHRLYEQGRFTASDETIDLLMDYRRLNNPVQAFVEDTCELSDGVKESKDSLYKAYREYSAKNGYQPMHKENFFRELYSAVKTLRETRPRVDGRRCRMITGIKTKFELTAS
- a CDS encoding phage regulatory CII family protein, with protein sequence MNKSRKSVAVEIQNMVLRHRALSVEQISELTFGSAKSHWTLYKELNPEDSTAKMGVLDLVPLMKTCGSPAPLEAIAHQMNMVVIPLPEARVCTGHLENDMNRTTKEFGDAVVKFSAIMEDGEIKPEEFAEFDKEIMELVSTALYWRDGIKAMVKG